The following DNA comes from Triplophysa dalaica isolate WHDGS20190420 chromosome 10, ASM1584641v1, whole genome shotgun sequence.
TCGGGCTCTTTTGTTTCCCTGTCTGAAGCATAGACGCAAAGGAAAACTCAGAGACAAAAAACAACCCCACTGACCACAAGACCGATCGGCTACATCATCACTTGTGAAAAGCCAAAAATTTCTCTCAACATTTCATATGcaagtttgaaatgttttaaaaaaccttGCCAAACCGGCAACGAAAGCCTCCGGACACAAGTAACCCAATTCGTCCCAATCAGGCTTATCTGAGTATCAGATTCATCTCAATGCGCTTTTCAGTCATGTGCGGATTCAACCTACAGTGACCCGCACTTGTCCGAGTTTGTGGTTTCCATTTTCCTCGGAcggaattaaaataaacaaaatccaCTTCTCCCCGAGTtacgagagagagaaaaatgttaagaaacacaGCAGCCCTGAAAATGAGTTTCTCATTTCGGCCACATGTCAACTGCGGGTAGGCACGCCAGCGAGTATTGACAAACACCTGAGTCGTATTGTCTTAATCCACATCAAACGTTCCTGCCCTGTGATCCAGAGCCATAGCTTTCTCTCGATGATGCTTCAAGTTTGAAATCGAGGGCAAATCCAATATGTTGCGCTTCGAATGTCACGCCAAATGAACCTTCTCATACCGAGGTGCCATAACTGATTTGTTCGTCCGCTGCAAAATTGAACATGCGGGGATGAGGATCGGTTGAAGGGTACTAACAATTCTGACAAtggtaaaaatgtttaaagagtttGAATGAATATTTGTAAACAGATAAATTCGAAACTCCCCGACCAGACTGAACAAATCTAGACTTCAAACGGATGGTTTACTTGAAGACCAGTCTAAATATGTTGTCTCTGTGAAATCTCGGGACTTCCTCGAATGGAGAATTAAGAAGGGTTCTTGAATACACAAAGACTTTCAAAAGTTACCTGGGTATCGCCGACGGGCCCTAAGTCCGGCTGCTCTCGCGAGCTTCCAGGCGTGTCGTTCACATCGTCCGATCCGTCCTCATCGCTAGACAGCACGACTGAGAATAAAGAGATATACTGTACTTAACCCTTTCATCATTTCTGTCCCTGCAATTTCATCATAGAGCTCATATGTTGAAAGGAATAGTTCGCCCGAAAACAAATCTGAATGAATCGGTCATgatccctcatgtcatttcaaacctgtaggactttctttcttctgcagaacacaaacgaagatgttttgaagaatgtcggtaaccaaacaacactggatcCCACTGTATGAAggcaaaaccactgaaacatttctcaaaatatcttcttttgtgtatcgTAAAAGAAAGAGGCAAATACAAGCTTTCAATGAACCGAgggacagaatttttgttttaaccATCATTCCTCAACGGAGCTTTTAGCTAATATGGCGCTAAtagttaaaaatatttcaataggtttattattatgaatatatCACTATTAAAGCCATATTAGCAGCTAAAAAAATACTGGCGGGCTGAATAAGCAAAGCTGTTTATAGTTTCAAGCCGAAAggtaataaaaaagttgttaacACTGAAAGCTCAGTTTCTCGAAGCATCCTCAGTTAACCTCACAATGGTTACCTGAGGATGTGCGAAAAATCCCTCATATTCAAACGTGGCGTTCTGgggaacaaaaaacaatacaaagttACAGTAGATACACCAAACATCTGATGGTAAACTTTCCACTGAGGTAAATGTTAGAAGACGCATGAGCTGCAACACGTTTCCTTTGGTAAACAGTTTACATGTGCTAATTCTATTATATCTATTGCGCACGGAATTGTGACCTCATATTAATTAAAAGACAATGAATATTTGTGCTTTAGAAAGGTCGTCTGTCACTCTGTTCAAAATCAAGGCGAAGTGGTTTAATAAAATTTGGGACATTTTGTGAATCTCAACTGTCTGCAACTTTAACTATAAGTGCCTTTGAATTCAATTGCCTATTCAAAAGACTACATCTTTACTGACATTTGGGACTTGGAGAACATTCATTTTGGACTCTGTCTCTGTACTTAAAGTCTTGGTTGGGTACCATAATGGGCTTTGAATGGGACACAGGGACATGTGTAATCATCTCTTTATTTACTACTCTTGATTTCCATCCATCCACTTCCTTCTATTCTTTTCCTTTCCAACCCATAAAACCGTCAATAACACATTCAATACCATCTGCTCTCTTTTTGCAACAGTAAATGGTTCAAATTGGAGAGATGTACGCTCCGATTATGCTACATTTCCTATCTTTTCGAACCATACCATTGAATGTCTTTATGAAAGAATGCCCATCCCGTGCAGTCACCGTCAACTAAAGGGTTTAAATGTTAAAGGACAATAAAACTGCTCTCCTGAACATGTCTCGGGTGTGTGATGAGGAGATAGAAGGTGCATCTTTCTCTCTTCAGCAGACACGGGTTTAAGGGGCTTTACCCAGCGTTTGAGGTCAGGATTGCAGTAATCTAGACGAGTGTGAACGGCGTTATTCTGCAGGCttcacatttaaagacattaatCTTTATGAGGTCACCCTTCACTAACAACAGCTCAGAATAGACCCCGCCTCTCTAAACAATGTGACAGATGCGCAGTCTCCTGTCTCACCTGCTGGGATGATTCAATTTCGCTCTTCCCTTACATTCACACTTAATCTGGATTTCTTAATCTAGATTTTTGGTGGAAGTGTAACGCAGCCCGTTTTTAGTTTTGTCTAACTGATACTATTGCTTATACTTTGAACTAcgtgtaaaaatgtatgtaaaacgcCTAGAAATGAGCAATGCTTTGCAAAAAAACGTATAGGAGAAGTGGTGGAAGACCAACGGTATGAAAGAGAGAATTAAAGCAAGAGAGAAACAGAACAAGTCACACATACTCGGCTCTGTGGAGCTGGGCTTTGCTCTCTTGTAGGTCTTGTCGAAAAGCCGGGGTCTCCTGCTTAATCTGTTCTCATAAAAAGACTTAAAGGGGTCTTCACTCTTGGAGCTTGAAGGTGAAACCAGTGGGTCTTTTCTGACAGGCACAGGGAGAGCAGCTTTCTCTCCAGAAGTCCTCAGACCTGGTTGCTCTTCCTGAACGTGACGTTCTGAGCGAGACTCGAGATTGGACAGTTTGAACGTGGACTCTTCATTGGAAACACTTACGTTCTTCCCTTTCTTTGTTGTGCTCTGAAATATGATGACAAGAAGAAACGATAACAAACTGTTTGAAACATTGCATCTTTTGAAATATATTGCACGGTTTCTTTAGTATTAACTCTTTATCcgacaatgacattttttttcatttatgacACAATGCTTTCACTTATTTGTAGATTTTTTCAAGTTTTCTATGACTTCACATTTATACAGTAGGGGGCGCTGTTGTGCGTATGCTATAAATGTATAACATCTACAGAACCATAAACAATAAGCACTCTGAATATGTTTTGCTAATCATAATTCATTAAATCTGGACTGAAACATAATATATTATCTGcttattgttaaaaatgtgaaaccTTAAAGAAATCTCACAGAGAAAGGTGATGGAATAAATAAGGAACAAAttaattgtgaattatttttgagtctctgtttatttagttataATATGGTATAGGACAACATTTGTGTtcttcatacagtatataaaaaaagaaggaagtatttttgttaaaatgatcaaaaatgcTGGACCTAGTTGgcatctgttttaaaaacacatttagtgTTAAACCTGAACATCTCCTCACCTCGACCGGAGAAACACAACCTGTGGACTTGAACCTGCGATCAGTCTTTGAAATGTGCCCATCTTTCACATTGGACGGCCGCTGTGTCTCCGTCACTCGAGAAGGCCCCTGTGTTCCCTCAATGTCCTCTTCCTCACGGAAAAACTCGCTCGTCTCCGTTTCCCCTGAATCTGACAGAACGGAATGACGTagaactttgtttaaaaaaacagaaacgtACCATTTTTACGAGCAGCACATAACCTTctatcaactgtttttcctcttTATTCAGTCCCCGGCCCATATAAAACGACCTCGCTGACCGAGTATCATTTCTCCACCTTGATGGAGGTCACATTAGCCATGAAACGGGGTTAGTAGTATTCCCCGGAGACAGAAGTGGACACAGTGCAAGAGGGCTTTCGAGAATAAGAGCATGGAGGACCGTTTTAACAGATCCATAAAGttaagcatttgtttatttatcagcCGTCCTACGCCAGGAAAACTCAGATGCCGTCCAATATTATGTAGAGCAGGGAGTGAAGGCGGGTCACAGGAGACAGCTGTGAGACGTTAAAACATACCGCCCGAAGGGGTTGtggagagaaagacaaaaggaattGACGCTCTGATCATTAAGGTGCTTTGTTAGAGACGACGTGGCCTAAAATAAGACTTTTTCCCTCATTAGCTTCTAGATAATCTGCATCAGATATCCCAGCCAAAGTTTACAGTTTACTTTAACTGCTTGTTTAGTTTAATGATCCAACTTATTAGGAAGACACCCAAGACCCTTTCTCGATTATGCAGGAACATTTGTGTCGTGTCGCCAAAACTCTAACTTCCatcaaattaacattttaataaaatctaaaGAAACTCTGAGTGGTGTTTCCCTGTACAAAGGGTGCCACCACAGTACTAAAACTGTACACAATACACACAACTGTCTTAGCAAGCAAATGTCCAAAAAAAAGTTGTTGCTTTGTGATTTTAAAGGTGTTCCAGGTGGTTGGGATGTTGCTGGGCAGTTGCTTAGTTGTTTTGGAGTGATCCCATGTGGTTtctagggtgttctgggtggttagGGCATCTCTATCCCTGCGTCCAAAATTGCCTTTTTCTATACTATTTAGTATATATACACAAGTATGAGCGTAGGTCACGAATAGTAGGTCTGAAACCTCAGTATacatcataggtcaaagagcatatgggtcacataacaataaaacatggcggatgcAGTATACTACTACTCCCACTCATAATATATAGAACATAGTGTTTAAACGGTCAATAGGcaggtacttattcaaattcagtacatACTGTCACAGTATACGATTTCGGATATAGCTTGTGTGGTTGCTAAGTTGTTTTGAGTGCGTGTTTGAATGCTGACGTtcggttgctagggtgttctggatgggaagggtgttgctatgcagttgtaAAGGTGATTTTAGAGCTTGTTAGCATTTGTTTTTAGGGTCCTCTGGGTGGTTAGGATGTTGCTGTGCAGATGCTATGGTGTTTGCTAGCATGTTGCTATGTGGTTTCTATGGTATTCTGGGTGAATAGACCATCACTATGTGGTTTCTGGGGTGTTTTTGGGCTTGCTGTCATGTTCATGTGCAATTGCTAGGGTGTTTTGGATGGGTAGAGAGCTTGTTAGCATGTTGATATAGGATTTATAGGGTGTTTAAGGTAGTTTCTATGTGgttgcaaatgtgtttttacttaCTAGCATGTCACTATGTGTTTTTTTGGCTGTTCTGGGTTGTAAGaatgttgctatgcagttgctcgGGATATTTTGGGGCTTTTTAACATGTTGCTACGACGTTTCTAGGGTATTCTGGGTGGCTAGGGCATCATTGTGTGGTTGCTAATGTGTTTTGAGTGCTTGCTAGCATGTTAATTGGTGTTTTGGATGGGAAGGGTCTCACAAAGTGCCTCTAATCTCATTTCCGAGTTGTTGGTAAATAAAGTGAGTTAGCTTTGCTTATATAACGTGTCAGACACATAGCTGAGATCTGGCATGGACATACCTCTACGAATCTTGAACGAGGGGCTTTCAAAGTCGCCCATGTGGTTCTCATCACGGCACAAAGTGTCTGACGCTCTCTTGGGTCTCCAtctgacacacaaacagtacagtacatgtTATAAAATCCGCTAGATGCTTAAACTTGGCACATTCAAAAGTCCAAGGTGAAAAGCTGGTGTTGAAAAAGacttaaatatgatttttatatCCAAAAACAACACTTCTGTTTAATTCTGTCACCTTCATGTAGTTTCAAGCCTgtataatgttttttctttaacaaaTGTCATTTCGGTTTTCTTTTCCATTCAGTAAAAGTTAATAGAAACTGAGGTTACTACCTCTTCTACTGAAGCTCCTACACTACTTAAAGGGACtgtgcacccaaaaataaaattcttacATCATTCACGAttcctcgtgtcatttcaaacctgtatgaatttctttcttctggagaactcaaaagaagatatttttaagaatgttggcaaccaaacaacactgaccgcCACTGACTTCAATTgtctgaacacaaaaccacaaggacatttcttaaaatatcttcttttgtgttccactgaaagaAAAGTCATAGACAGGTTTTCAATGACATgggagtgaataaatgacagacatgacataatttttctatttatacaaacaataaaatgaataaacaaaatgataagGGAAATCAAAATGTTTCAGCGTATGTTGACATCTACGTCTCACCTGTTGTTTGCAGTGAAATCTCTGCCTGGGGTGGGGGTCTGACATTTGGCCCTTGAACTACCAGTTTCAGACACTTTGTGGGGCGTCCTGTTGACTCTAGAGGGGCTGATTTTAATCGGCTGTTTGTTTAGCGTAAAACTGATTTTTCCACGTACAGTTCCTTTGAGAGCTCGAGTAGAGCAGGTGAGTGGTTCAGGCGACCTGAGAAAAAAGATGATGTAgattcaaatacaaatacaatgtCAATGGATTATCAAATGATCAAAAACCTGATCATGTTTTTAATCTGATAAAAGTGAATAGTTGAATGTAAACTTCCTGAAAACTgtcagataaaataataaatatatttaaggcATCATAAAACAggcaaacaaaatattttttgaagacAGTGGGCTCTGACATGAGTCACAAAATATAGTACACTACCCAGACTTCACATCAAATGGGatccaaacaaacacaactaaaTTTACCTTTCTTACAAACTGAAATGctgacatttttaaagtaaatttcaAATTTTAACATTGTTGGGTGCGATATTTAAGTGGGTTTTTTCAGGTCTTATTTAAAAAGAGCCTTTCAGGTCTCTATAAAATTTGGTTACCTAAATATGGTGTGTGTACTTCAGTATAGATCAATCTGATTTGTCACACTGGTAAAATCTGTCTGGGGTTGTTCAATCCCTAAGCCTATAATTGAGCAAAGGTAAAGTAACAGTGATGCTTTCCTTAGCACATGATTTAAACTGAACAAACAGCTCCATCTAGTGGTGATTTCAAAACTCGCCTATCAAACCAACACCAGAGATGAAGACACTGAGAAATTTGACTTACCTTATAGTTTCACTACTCTGactatgttttgaaaatgttttcccATTGGTAAAACTGAATTTATGACTTGCTCTTCCATTATGAGTGACAGAATCCCACTGCATCTGTTTAGAGAAACACATGAGAAACGAATGAGACATTTCAACAAGTAGAAAGTAGACATTGCTTTGATAAAACTAGACTTTAAACAGCTCATCCCCTTCTCCAGGCAagatgaaatgaacatttttgctTGCTAGTGCACGAGGACATCAGTGAAACTCAGTATGGCATTTTTACCTTGGGTGAGCTGCTGTCCTGCAGTCGAGACAGTGGCGACTGCATATCAAGACTGCATGCGTCTGATGGTTGCTTCTTCTTTGGGATTCTGAATGGTAATGCCATCTGATAAAAGTACATGAACGtttattgatataaaatgacaaacacaaaccattacaaaatatttttttctcttctgcagaagattGCATGCAGaacatgcaggtttgaaacaagGGCAgtgcaaaaatattatttaatgcatAGTTAGGATGATATCTGTATAAGACATTATAACTTTTAAAATTAAGAAGAACACAAAGGGGCGGTTTCCTGGACATGATTTAAGCCTAGTCCCAGACTTATTTATCTTGATCGAAAAACAATTTAGGACATATCTTATAATATATCAGTGTAATTGTCTTGTCTCAAGATGTataccagtaatgttttttttgtgaattatgtttttaataatgacgTAAATATCCTAATGTAACTAAAGCCTGAttctggtttaaaataatccctgacTGTTAAACTGCcccatattgttttattttgcatggTTATTTTTGCATGGTTACCTTTTTACATCCATACCTGTGTTGTTGTGCTTATTCAGCACATGGTAATATtactacatacattttttgcatcCAAAGGTCTTGTTAAACTTTTGTTATtgcttattattataaatgttctgaAGCAAAACAGCTGTACCAtgcattgtgtattttttatatttattttgaagaatcaagctaatacaaataataaaacacacatattcaGACTTTATAAACGTATACACGGCAGTAGATTTtggacacacaaaaaaatgcaagaGGTCctcaacaaaaaaagacattgaaCGTATTTTAGCTATAAATACACTCCATAACTAGTGTACCTCATCAGGCTTATTCATATCAGATTAGAATAcaactataaaatatatacaaataatttaGTACGGTTAACATGATCAACTAATCTCGTCGTATTaaactgtgatttttttaaatgttgttataaACGTTTGTATGTCAATATGACAGTCACTACTGCTACAATACAATCCCAAAATGTCCAGATACTGCCGAGATCAGCTCACTATTTCAGTTGCAAAGCCATCGACGAGATCTTTCACTGTCAGGCTGTTTAATCTTATAGCACTGGGTGCTGCACTGCTCTTACTCtatcatatttataataatataaacattcacAGATTGTATACTTACAGTACAGCACACGCCTGACTGCGACACACACGTCTATGTGTGGTTATAAATATCAATCATCGGGCTGATAAAGGCGCAAATATATCATTGTGTTCAGCACACTGTCAGTATGTGCAATAATGCGTGAGCATCTTTGTTTATATGCCGCTTTTTACTTCcgtcttttcttcttcttcctctctGTGGCGGTAGGTAATTCCATATATCGCCATCTTGCGTACAAGTTAAACaattttttctaaattctttGTTTAGATATAAAAAACGTCATagtccaaaaaaataaataacttaactCCCATAAATTACGCATAATATAAAACCATCATAAAATATGAGCAATTCCATATACCATAATTACAATCAgctattttatatttgtgtgaaaATGATTCGTTTAATGgtcatttgtttacattatgacAAAAGAAAGCTCAAATAAACTCACGAGCACAGAGcaaatataaaagaaagatactttataaacacatatttggACACTAGTAGGCGTGAGGCACTAGTGTAATATGTAACTAGTAACCATAGTGACAATGTAAACGACACACCTGCTGTAGAAAATATATAGGCATAACCTTTTGGGGAATAGGCttattattactttaaaatTACCTTGAAACAAGTTGGTTAAAATCGCAAAATAGTTGTGAGGAAAGGTCTACTATCTTTAGTTTGCAGATGGCAGGCTTGCATCTTCTTATCTATGCTGTTGACatgataattatttattacagtGAATAACGTTACTCTTGGAGTCCAGACCGTCcgaatatattttttcatttttattttgttttattggctGCACTGCAACAGTACAATTGTGATATTAAAAGCAGCAAAACAATAGTTTTTACACAAAGGATAATGGTTACAATGTAGACGGCGCATGCGTATGGCTTTGCATTGCAAATTTTACCGTCGTAGCAAGCAGCTCCAAATTCGGTGGCAGCGAATAGGCTCAATTGTCTGTAATAGATACTATAATAGAAACTGTCTACATGATTATTAATAAGAAGACCGTGATGAAAAGGTATGTTGTAAATTCTCCGTTTGCGAAATAACAGTAGGCACTTTTATTCTAGTCAGCTTTAGATAAGCTGTTCTGGCTAACTGTGACGTAAATAAGTTTTGACAGCTGCGCTTGTTTACCTGTAAAATAAAGAAGATTTTACCATGCTAGTAATATACTAAATATGTCGTGTAAATCtctcttttttaaattgtttaaggTTGATCATATTCAGTTACGTTAACCAATGTTTTCAGACCAgaggaaaatataaataataaataacgtTGGCCTTGTGCATCATCACTGCGtgttattttttccacattttgtccTCGACAACAATCTGACCTTGTTATGACTCAAACAAACAGCTTATACTTACATCAAGTCTCTGTTTCGTATGTCAgtctaacataaaaaaaacattaaactgatGCGAGGATACATTTGAAGGCAATATTGTCgagcaatatatatatagtctCAATTTCCAGTGAAGCTGCCCAGGTGTCAGTGACGTAATGGAAAAAGATGCGGCGGGGACTGCGTCAGCTATCACCTGTCTCAACCTGTTTCATTAATACGTAATATGGACGTGAAATTGTGTGGGAAATCCATATCCATTATTTACATTGCAGCGAGATCATGTCATAGACATTTGGACATGGTATGGATGCACTAGCAATAGTAGGATGAGTTGTGCATGGACATTTACTCATGTTTGCTTTGAGCTTtgctaaatatattataatggaATATTGTGTAGCGGTTGTATAGTTATTGCATGCCAAtctattgtgtttgttttgcagttGGTTGAGCATTTGTTACATTTTGCTGTTTATTGATGATGGTAAGCATCTGAATTACTTATACAATATATGAAAGTGAAACTTTTTCTATGTTGCCTTGTCGTTATCTTATTTCATCGTCTTGTGGATTACCAGTCGAGTCTCCTCGGACTCCGCGCTCCCGAGGCTTCTCACTGGACTAAGACTCCCCCACCTAGCCCCAACCTCTTTGGACTTACCCTCATGGACTCTTTTGTTACCCCACCCCCtcccatgtttgttatttttattgtctcaccCAACCCTTTCATTGTCATTTCTTGTTTGCCTTTGATTGTGACTCTTGTCATGTCTTTCATggtctagtggcaggatcatgacagagcctcaTGTTTTGCGTGGAGAGAACATTGTATTGTTGTCATGACATAATATGcgctctctccggtcttgtTTTTGGCCCAGTTCCTCTCGTTTCCTTGTTTAGCCTTCCATCATTGTTTCATTCCCGTCACCGGTCCCTTGTTAtttatcctttgttagtctccctattaaatgcccttgtgtttgctgtcctgtggtTGCTTGTTTTGCTATGTTGCCTTGTCAATTGCTTGTTTCATCATCTTGTTGGATTACCTTGCCAGTTTGATTTCCTAGCCCCATATCTTGATGTCATTTCTATTTAGTCTTGTCTATGAAGTTTAAGTAGTAAGTTATCCTGTTTTCTTATTTTGCCCCCTTATGGTAAGTTGTTtctttaaagtttatatttatatgttcttGTTTTACTGCGGTTGGGTTCTTCTACCATACCCCTGACACCATTTAGTTGCTTTCATGCATGacttttctgtggaacacacagTGAAATGGCtctatttacttttttttacctAAATGCACTTTCAACAACTCTGAAAGGGCCCTTTCTTTTAAGCTGACATCACCAAAAACTCATACGCAAGGGCCGGTATGATGGAATAATAACCTTAATCAAAAATACCATGGTTTCACGACAATGCGGTTTTGCTATTAAAAgactaaaatgtgttatttccaAATTTCCAAATTCTGCATTTCAACTGGACACAACACATTTCATTTCGAACCAACATATAGAACATTTGTGTCAGGCaaaaataaagccttaaaattataatattctTTCAAAAAACTAGCTGTCTTATAAATTAGACATAAACTCCAAACAACGAAttacatgatttatttatttttttgtaaacatagCTCATTCCTTAGAAACAATATCACAATCAACCTTAACTCTTTTAAAACTTGGTATACCTTGAAACCGGTATTTGGCCCATGCCTACTGATTATTTAAACATCCTTTCCATTTATGTCATACTTTTACAATTCAATGAGTTCCTGATGAATAAAATCACGTATTCTATTTCATTCTGTTTTTCAGTGTCTCTACAGAAAACAGTTGAGGGTTTTGTTGGAAGTTCTGCAGTGTTGTCCTGTCACTACAATAAAAAATTGCAAGACCTGACGGCACATTGGAGATATAATGACATCAAGAATGTTTATGACATACAAGAAGGCAGAGGGTCGGCTAGGGAGCAGCACCAGGAATACACGGGCAGAGTTCAGGCATTTTCTCACGAATTTGTAAAAGGCAACTTCTCCCTCAAAATTGAGAATCTTCGACTCACTGATGCAGGAACATACTGCTGTTACATTATTGACACAAATTACCAGGAATGCACAGATCTTAGTGTTAAAGGTATGAtgaaataaatgctgtaaactTCAAAGAGTTATAATTTTCTTCTAATTTCCTAATGTTGTTCTAAACTGCACCCTATTAATCagcaacatttttgtgtttcagtAAAACCACGTGAAACAAGAACCAAAAGCGAAGAAAAATCTGAAAGAATGAACCACGGAGTTGACATAAAAGCAGATGAAATAGTAGCACTTTTAATTCCATTGTTATCTATGATTATTCCTCTCTGCATTTGATTCTGTGAATGTGAATCGTTGACAAGCTTGTGCTTTAATAATAGCTGCAGTGAGCCATTGCTTGACCAACTTCTACCTGATCAGGACTATAGGTCATTTTTATGGACCACAgaacatatattattattgtaatagcTCTTTTAGCTATAGTATATAATATTGTTTAGCTATAGAGCAGTAACACATCGTGTTACGTCTTTGACACATCTAACCAGCTAGACCATGTATAATGATCTGTTTACGTCATATGAAACGAAAGCTTCAACTGATATGAGGCTACAGTAGTTTGTGTAAGGTACTTTTGTATTTTGCCAACAtgcactttgaaaaaaaaaacatctttaagaAAAGTGACAATGAGATGATTTTACTTTTTGAATACAAGGCTGTGTATACAGtaattttgatttaatatgGCAAATTTTCTAACTACAGTACATTAGATGTTTTTGTTAACCAGGGGTTTTAAGGAGTTGTTGTTGTAAGgaaattttaaatttaaagtaaatttgCTCTTTGGTCACACTAcaacaattattt
Coding sequences within:
- the si:dkey-222p3.1 gene encoding V-set domain-containing T-cell activation inhibitor 1, encoding MIINKKTVMKSWLSICYILLFIDDVSLQKTVEGFVGSSAVLSCHYNKKLQDLTAHWRYNDIKNVYDIQEGRGSAREQHQEYTGRVQAFSHEFVKGNFSLKIENLRLTDAGTYCCYIIDTNYQECTDLSVKVKPRETRTKSEEKSERMNHGVDIKADEIVALLIPLLSMIIPLCI